A region of Pyxidicoccus parkwaysis DNA encodes the following proteins:
- a CDS encoding NUDIX hydrolase, producing the protein MPYTPIIGTLGYVMSPDRQRVLLIHRNARPDDAHYGKYNGLGGKMDRDEDVAACMRREIREEAGIECVEMVLRGTISWPGFGKHGEDWLGFVFRIDRFEGTPLERNPEGSLSWVPVVDVPKLNLWDGDRHFLPLVFDGDSRPFHGVMPYAGGHAVSWSFTRL; encoded by the coding sequence ATGCCCTACACGCCCATCATCGGCACGCTCGGCTACGTCATGTCGCCGGACCGTCAGCGGGTGTTGCTCATCCACCGCAACGCGCGGCCGGATGACGCGCACTACGGCAAGTACAACGGCCTGGGCGGGAAGATGGACCGCGACGAGGACGTGGCCGCGTGCATGCGCCGCGAGATTCGCGAGGAGGCCGGCATCGAGTGCGTGGAGATGGTGCTGCGCGGCACCATCTCCTGGCCCGGCTTCGGCAAGCACGGCGAGGACTGGCTCGGCTTCGTCTTCCGCATCGACCGCTTCGAGGGCACGCCGCTGGAGCGCAACCCGGAGGGCTCGCTGTCCTGGGTCCCCGTGGTGGACGTGCCGAAGCTGAACCTGTGGGACGGAGACAGGCACTTCCTGCCGCTCGTGTTCGACGGCGACTCGCGCCCGTTCCATGGCGTCATGCCCTACGCAGGCGGCCACGCGGTGAGCTGGTCCTTCACGCGGCTATAA
- a CDS encoding energy transducer TonB: MRTLLNFDFPAVDGRDAPVERAKPQPQAGLFRMGEAAPGEAPSKRWGQALVVAVALHAGVVAGAVMMPAARPEKVPAAPEPELVFLTFAPPPPAPPKGGAAQEKVQRPAHARVARPVERQFVAPVPKPIPEPVVETKPEPEPPVDVKPPEPETPAAQPEAVAGSNTGVGAVIGGVVGGVVGGQQGGIVGASGGTGEALGLKQVSRPPAVLKQVAPDYPRRARSDGVQGLVLVRIIVGTDGKVEPENTRVIRSVPALDEAAIAAVNRWRFSPALGREGRPVRVIIEIPVEFSLK, translated from the coding sequence ATGAGAACGCTTCTCAATTTCGACTTTCCGGCGGTGGATGGGCGCGACGCTCCGGTGGAGCGCGCGAAGCCCCAACCTCAGGCGGGGCTGTTCCGCATGGGCGAGGCGGCGCCGGGAGAGGCTCCGTCGAAGCGCTGGGGACAGGCCCTGGTGGTCGCCGTGGCCCTGCACGCCGGGGTGGTCGCGGGCGCGGTGATGATGCCGGCCGCGCGGCCGGAAAAGGTTCCTGCTGCGCCGGAGCCGGAGTTGGTGTTCCTCACGTTCGCGCCCCCGCCTCCCGCGCCTCCGAAGGGTGGCGCCGCCCAGGAGAAGGTCCAGCGCCCGGCGCATGCGCGTGTCGCGCGGCCGGTGGAGCGCCAGTTCGTCGCGCCCGTGCCGAAGCCGATTCCCGAGCCCGTGGTGGAGACGAAGCCCGAGCCGGAGCCGCCCGTGGATGTGAAGCCGCCCGAGCCGGAGACTCCGGCCGCGCAGCCCGAGGCGGTTGCGGGCAGCAACACGGGCGTGGGCGCGGTCATCGGTGGCGTGGTGGGCGGCGTCGTCGGTGGACAGCAGGGCGGCATCGTGGGGGCTTCGGGCGGGACGGGTGAGGCGCTGGGGTTGAAGCAGGTGTCGCGTCCCCCGGCGGTGCTCAAGCAGGTGGCGCCGGACTACCCGCGCCGCGCGCGCTCGGATGGGGTCCAGGGGCTGGTGCTGGTGCGCATCATCGTCGGCACGGACGGCAAGGTGGAGCCGGAGAACACGCGGGTCATCCGCTCCGTGCCCGCGCTGGACGAGGCGGCCATCGCCGCCGTCAACCGGTGGCGCTTCAGCCCGGCGCTCGGGCGCGAGGGCCGGCCGGTGCGCGTCATCATCGAGATTCCCGTCGAGTTCTCCTTGAAGTGA
- a CDS encoding ELWxxDGT repeat protein, translated as MAAQSVRPCVLLLCLAGVIACDGSLPAPASPPDATDLEHGGSALTSSAPYSVDDIAGGRLSAAPYELTDVVGTLLFGATDLSRGTELWKSDGTDSGTFMVKDIRPGPLGSEPHDLTVVDGTLFFIANDGEHGDELWRSNSKPSGTSLVIDLRPGPSSSGLRDLTAFGHFLYFVASDGVSGVELWRTDGTSGGTRLVKDLAPGGSGSYPSLLTRSGGRLYFFVDRTLWKSDGTAEGTVPVRELEAPAGFISRPLGLTDVAGKLYFFVQLDSNDDDIVQLTPASLSLWKSDGTANGTVRLANLGRPTLEGDPRPTSARGLLFFVSSTPEHGDELWRSDGTRDGTYRVSDIAPGAASSNPRELTAVGNLLCFSAWSPEYGDELWRSDGTPGGTVLVKDITPGPEGSALAFLRAQKGRLFFAARQPGKGHEPWMSTGLAATTSRIRDIAGGALSSSAHGFTFSGDRLFFTATHRDIGDELWAIGFSDDVVELPARLIFGSTLATREANTPRWNTDHARMVQDLRPGPLPPSTSSWTTRDGVLFFDADDGSVGAEPWLTDGTPEGTFLLKDLRPGPAGSEPSQFFVLGSHIFFFADDGVAGRELWRTDGAREGTVLVKDIHPGPESSASFGLPVVMGGIAYFTANDGLHGEELWRTDGTTDGTFLVKDVRPGPSDGLRGNLLVAGDRLFFAGFFADEGWELGVSDGTPEGTRLVKDLVPGPGGSFPRGLTALGTRVVFSAGDLEHGNEPFVSDGTEAGTLLLSDIQPGEGSSVPDAFTVVGGRVYFAASDPVNGREPWLTDGTPGGTSLLLDVRPGPEGSYPGWFGAVGNTALFSADDGVHGQEPWRSDGTPESTALLRDLRPGPAHSEPRWMTDIGGLALLHADDGEHGSELWRTDGTWAGTQLRQELAPGRLGALPYFFTRAGPHVFFLADDGAHGIEWWVLDVPTSG; from the coding sequence ATGGCCGCGCAGTCTGTCCGCCCCTGTGTCCTCCTGCTCTGTCTCGCGGGAGTCATCGCCTGTGATGGCTCCCTCCCCGCTCCGGCTTCGCCTCCGGATGCCACGGACCTGGAGCACGGAGGCTCAGCGCTCACGTCCAGCGCTCCGTACTCCGTGGATGACATCGCCGGCGGGCGCCTCAGTGCCGCGCCCTATGAGCTGACGGACGTCGTCGGCACCCTGCTCTTCGGCGCCACGGACCTCTCGCGTGGCACGGAGCTCTGGAAGAGCGATGGCACGGACTCCGGCACCTTCATGGTGAAGGACATCCGCCCCGGCCCGCTGGGCTCGGAGCCGCACGACCTCACCGTCGTCGATGGCACCCTCTTCTTCATCGCCAATGACGGCGAGCACGGCGACGAATTGTGGCGCAGCAATAGCAAACCTTCCGGAACCTCGCTCGTCATCGACCTGCGCCCCGGGCCCTCCAGCTCGGGCCTCCGGGACCTGACCGCCTTCGGACACTTCCTCTACTTCGTCGCCAGCGATGGCGTCTCCGGCGTCGAGCTGTGGCGCACCGATGGCACGTCCGGTGGCACCCGGCTCGTGAAGGACCTCGCTCCCGGCGGCTCGGGCTCGTATCCGTCGCTCCTCACCCGCTCGGGGGGACGGCTCTATTTCTTCGTCGACCGCACGCTCTGGAAGAGCGACGGCACTGCCGAGGGCACCGTTCCCGTCCGCGAGCTGGAAGCCCCCGCCGGCTTCATCAGCCGGCCACTGGGCCTCACGGATGTCGCCGGGAAGCTCTACTTCTTCGTCCAGCTCGACTCGAATGACGACGACATCGTCCAGCTCACTCCGGCATCCCTGTCGCTGTGGAAGAGCGATGGCACGGCGAATGGAACGGTGCGGCTCGCGAACCTCGGACGGCCCACGCTCGAGGGTGACCCTCGCCCCACCTCGGCACGTGGGCTCCTCTTCTTCGTCTCCAGCACTCCTGAGCACGGCGACGAGCTTTGGCGCAGCGATGGCACCCGTGATGGCACGTACCGCGTCTCGGACATCGCACCGGGCGCGGCCAGCTCCAATCCCAGGGAGCTCACGGCGGTGGGCAACCTCCTCTGCTTCTCCGCCTGGTCTCCCGAGTATGGCGACGAGCTGTGGCGCAGTGACGGAACGCCCGGTGGCACCGTGCTCGTGAAGGACATCACTCCCGGCCCCGAGGGTTCGGCGCTCGCGTTCCTGCGCGCGCAGAAGGGCCGGCTGTTCTTCGCCGCACGCCAGCCCGGCAAGGGACATGAGCCGTGGATGAGCACCGGCCTTGCCGCGACCACCTCCCGCATCCGGGACATCGCTGGCGGCGCCCTCTCCTCCTCGGCACATGGCTTCACGTTCAGCGGCGACCGGCTGTTCTTCACCGCGACCCACCGCGACATCGGCGACGAGCTGTGGGCCATCGGTTTCTCGGACGACGTCGTCGAGCTCCCCGCACGCCTGATCTTCGGCTCCACGCTGGCCACCAGAGAGGCGAACACCCCGCGGTGGAACACGGACCACGCGCGCATGGTGCAGGACCTCCGCCCCGGTCCCCTGCCCCCGTCCACCTCCTCGTGGACGACACGAGACGGTGTGCTCTTCTTCGACGCGGACGACGGCAGCGTTGGCGCGGAGCCCTGGCTCACGGACGGCACGCCCGAGGGCACCTTCCTCCTGAAGGACCTCCGTCCAGGGCCCGCGGGCTCCGAGCCCTCTCAGTTCTTCGTGCTCGGCTCGCACATCTTCTTCTTCGCCGATGACGGCGTCGCGGGCCGTGAGCTGTGGCGCACGGATGGAGCTCGCGAGGGCACCGTCCTGGTGAAGGACATCCACCCGGGCCCCGAGAGCAGCGCGTCCTTCGGCCTTCCTGTCGTGATGGGCGGCATCGCGTACTTCACCGCCAACGACGGCCTCCATGGCGAAGAGCTGTGGCGCACCGACGGCACCACCGATGGCACCTTCCTCGTGAAGGACGTCCGCCCGGGCCCCTCGGATGGCTTGCGAGGCAACCTGCTCGTCGCGGGAGACCGGCTGTTCTTCGCCGGCTTCTTCGCGGACGAGGGCTGGGAGTTGGGCGTCAGCGACGGCACTCCCGAGGGCACCCGGCTCGTGAAGGACCTCGTGCCGGGACCTGGCGGTTCCTTCCCTCGTGGCCTCACCGCCCTCGGGACGCGTGTCGTCTTCTCCGCCGGGGACCTGGAGCACGGCAACGAGCCCTTTGTCAGCGACGGCACCGAGGCCGGCACCCTGCTGCTGAGCGACATCCAGCCCGGCGAGGGCAGCTCCGTCCCGGATGCATTCACCGTGGTGGGAGGCCGCGTCTACTTCGCCGCGAGCGACCCGGTGAATGGCCGCGAGCCCTGGCTCACCGATGGCACGCCCGGCGGTACCTCGCTCCTCCTGGACGTGCGGCCCGGACCGGAAGGCTCGTACCCCGGCTGGTTCGGAGCCGTGGGCAACACCGCCCTCTTCAGCGCCGATGACGGCGTGCATGGACAGGAGCCATGGCGCTCGGACGGGACGCCAGAAAGCACGGCCCTGCTGAGAGACCTACGTCCCGGCCCGGCGCACTCGGAGCCCCGGTGGATGACGGACATCGGCGGCCTCGCACTGCTCCACGCGGATGACGGCGAGCACGGCTCCGAGCTGTGGCGCACCGATGGCACCTGGGCGGGCACCCAGCTTCGACAGGAGCTGGCGCCGGGACGGCTCGGCGCGCTGCCCTACTTCTTCACGCGCGCCGGCCCCCATGTCTTCTTCCTCGCCGACGACGGCGCACACGGCATCGAGTGGTGGGTGCTCGACGTGCCCACGAGCGGTTGA
- a CDS encoding glutamate synthase subunit beta → MGKPTGFMEWPRVHAHKRDKQERVGDWKEFALPLAPEEAKRQSGRCMDCGVPFCHQGCPLGNLIPDFNEAVYRGRWREAYELLSRTNGFPEMTGRLCPAPCEAACVLAIDRDAVTIEQMEKEIAERAFAEGWVKPRPPARRTGRSVGVVGSGPAGLAAAAQLNAAGHSVTLYERDSKPGGLLRYGIPDFKLEKSVLDRRLAVMEAEGITFVNGIDVGGALSFRELRAKHDALVLAMGARRPRELEVPGRELSGVVQAMEYLEHQNRLVAGQGEKDARLDAAGRRVVILGGGDTGSDCLGTALRQGAKSVVQVELLPAPPSVRATGNPWPKWPVVFRTSSSQEEGGERSFGLLTKRLSGTDGRLQALHTVQVELQREPSALPRIVELPGTESTLEVDLLVLAMGFTGPETGKLSEELGVKLTPRGTVQVDARFATTADGVFCAGDASRGASLIVWALSDGREAAKSVDAYLSGGKSVLPTRGADCAF, encoded by the coding sequence ATGGGAAAGCCGACGGGATTCATGGAGTGGCCCCGCGTCCACGCGCACAAGCGGGACAAGCAGGAGCGCGTGGGGGACTGGAAGGAGTTCGCCCTGCCGCTGGCGCCCGAGGAGGCGAAGCGTCAGTCGGGCCGCTGCATGGACTGTGGCGTGCCCTTCTGCCACCAGGGGTGTCCGTTGGGGAACCTCATCCCCGACTTCAACGAGGCCGTGTACCGGGGACGCTGGCGCGAGGCATACGAGCTGCTCAGCCGCACCAACGGCTTCCCGGAGATGACGGGCCGGCTGTGCCCCGCGCCGTGCGAGGCGGCATGCGTGCTGGCGATTGACCGGGACGCGGTGACGATTGAGCAGATGGAGAAGGAGATTGCGGAGCGGGCCTTCGCGGAGGGCTGGGTGAAGCCGAGGCCGCCCGCGCGGCGCACGGGGCGCAGCGTGGGCGTGGTGGGCTCGGGGCCCGCGGGCCTGGCGGCGGCGGCGCAGCTCAACGCGGCGGGGCACAGCGTCACCCTGTACGAGCGGGACTCGAAGCCCGGTGGGCTGCTGCGCTACGGCATTCCGGACTTCAAGCTGGAGAAGTCGGTGCTGGACCGGCGGCTGGCGGTGATGGAGGCGGAGGGCATCACCTTCGTCAACGGCATCGATGTCGGTGGTGCGTTGAGCTTCCGCGAGCTGCGCGCGAAGCACGATGCGTTGGTGCTGGCGATGGGCGCTCGCAGGCCGAGGGAGCTGGAGGTACCGGGGCGCGAGCTGTCCGGCGTGGTGCAGGCGATGGAGTACCTGGAGCACCAGAACCGGCTCGTTGCGGGACAGGGCGAGAAGGATGCTCGCCTGGACGCGGCGGGGCGGCGGGTGGTGATTCTGGGCGGTGGCGACACGGGCTCGGACTGCCTGGGCACGGCGCTGCGCCAGGGCGCGAAGAGCGTGGTGCAGGTGGAGCTGTTGCCCGCGCCGCCGTCCGTGCGCGCGACGGGCAACCCGTGGCCGAAGTGGCCGGTGGTGTTCCGCACGTCGTCGAGTCAGGAGGAAGGCGGCGAGCGTTCCTTCGGACTGCTGACGAAGCGGCTGAGTGGGACGGACGGAAGGCTTCAGGCGCTGCACACGGTGCAGGTGGAGCTCCAGCGCGAGCCCTCGGCACTGCCGCGCATCGTGGAGCTGCCGGGCACGGAGTCGACGCTGGAGGTGGACCTGCTGGTGCTGGCCATGGGCTTCACGGGCCCGGAGACGGGAAAGCTGTCGGAGGAGCTGGGCGTGAAGCTCACGCCACGAGGCACCGTGCAGGTGGACGCGCGCTTCGCGACGACGGCGGACGGTGTGTTCTGCGCCGGTGATGCCAGTCGTGGCGCGAGCCTCATCGTCTGGGCGCTCTCGGACGGACGTGAGGCCGCGAAGTCCGTGGATGCGTACCTGTCTGGTGGAAAGTCCGTACTGCCCACCAGGGGCGCGGACTGCGCGTTCTAA
- the gltB gene encoding glutamate synthase large subunit has product MSAILPGRYGLYEPETEHDACGVGFVAHIRGERSRGIVEDALELLNRLSHRAAAGRDPRTGDGAGILVQLPHRYFERVVPGLGFELPPRRHYGVAQVFLPPEPVARAACEEAFEQVVAEEGQRVLGWRDVPVDPEHLGPLAREAAPVIRQLFIARRRVVPSAFERKLYRIRKLTENRVQARGIDAGGHFHVASLSSETLIYKGLMLPVDLPRFYTDLQEPDFISALALVHSRFSTNTFPRWELAQPFRFIAHNGEINTLRGNRNWMTARRGLLQTARLGGSLESLQPIIVPGKSDSAQFDNMVELLYLGGRTLPHALMMMIPEAWEGDALMADERRAFYEYSSSLLEPWDGPAAIAFTDGTLIGATLDRNGLRPARYLVTEDDRIILASETGVIDVQPSQIRRKGRLTPGRMLLVDTTEGRILEDEDVKRDITMRWPYRKWLERNVYTFDDLPSVTAPERLRGEELWRLQRAFGFTAEDVRSVLTPMAETGKEPTGSMGTDTPLAVLSDQAPSLFSYFHQLFAQVTNPPIDPLRESLVMTLATALGPESNTLEETPEQCHRLSLPGPILTNGQLARLSTIHGEGLFETKRLSLLYPVDGGEGALDVAVERLCTAAVDAVDAGASILLLSDRGVDAAHAAIPALLAMSAVHQRLVRDGIRMYTGLLLETAEAREVHHFACLFAYGAAAVNPYLALDTLRAMADAGELAVDAEKAQERFIHAVEEGLLKVMSKMGISTLQSYRGAQLFEAVGLQRSLVERHFTGTSSRVEGVGLPELGREVRERHTRGFGTEADAEAGMLPVGGQFRWRRLGERHKWNPSTIAKLQAAVRGNDPVLFAEYSRLADDETREHCNLRGLMDVVTEGRTPVPLEEVEPALSIARRFVTGAMSFGSISAEAHETLAIAMNRLGGRSNSGEGGEESRRYTPDENGDLRRSAIKQVASARFGVTTEYLVNADELQIKIAQGAKPGEGGQLPGHKVDERIARVRWSTPGVTLISPPPHHDIYSIEDLAQLIYDLQSVNPSSRVSVKLVSEVGVGTIAAGVAKAGAGAVVISGYEGGTGASPLSSLQHAGLPWELGLAETQQVLVHNGLRSRIRVQVDGGLRTARDVLVAALLGAEEFGMATASLVAVGCIMLRKCHLNTCSAGIATQDPELRGRFQGRPEDVVNFFLLVAEDLRKKMAALGARTLEELVGRVDLLRQRPAVDHWKAKRVDLSAMLTAPAAPASEPRHCTTPWRKDVSDHLDHTLLKAASHVLDGGPPLLLTQPVSNTHRAVGAMLSGEIARRHGSRGLPDGRIHVRMKGSAGQSFGSFLVAGVTLELEGDANDYVGKGLSGGRIIVYPPQGSRFVAEENVLVGNTALYGATGGEVYLRGLAGERFAVRNSGAQAVVEGVGDHGCEYMTGGVVVVLGSTGRNFAAGMSGGTAYVLDRELSFRQRCNLEMVELESLVDESEIWLVHGMVERHHRHTGSALARRVLDNWELMVPRFVKVMPTDYKRVLQARRAARKPAEAVSQHMQQTASSGGRA; this is encoded by the coding sequence ATGTCCGCAATCCTCCCCGGCCGGTACGGCCTCTACGAGCCCGAGACCGAGCATGACGCCTGCGGCGTGGGCTTCGTGGCCCACATTCGCGGCGAGCGCTCCCGAGGCATCGTCGAGGACGCCCTCGAGCTGCTCAATCGGTTGAGCCACCGAGCCGCCGCCGGGAGGGACCCTCGAACAGGAGATGGAGCGGGCATCCTGGTGCAGCTCCCCCACCGCTACTTCGAGCGCGTCGTTCCGGGGCTCGGCTTCGAGCTTCCTCCGCGCCGTCACTACGGCGTGGCGCAGGTCTTCCTCCCGCCCGAGCCCGTGGCGCGCGCCGCATGCGAGGAGGCGTTCGAGCAGGTTGTCGCGGAGGAAGGTCAACGCGTCCTCGGCTGGCGCGACGTACCCGTGGACCCCGAGCACCTGGGCCCCCTCGCCCGCGAGGCCGCGCCGGTCATCCGCCAGCTCTTCATCGCCCGGCGGCGCGTGGTGCCCAGCGCCTTCGAGCGCAAGCTCTACCGCATCCGCAAGCTGACGGAGAACCGCGTGCAGGCGCGCGGCATCGACGCGGGGGGCCACTTCCACGTCGCGTCGCTGTCCTCGGAGACGCTCATCTACAAGGGGCTGATGCTGCCGGTGGACCTGCCCCGCTTCTACACGGACCTGCAGGAGCCGGACTTCATCAGCGCGCTGGCGCTGGTGCACTCGCGCTTCTCCACCAACACCTTCCCCCGGTGGGAGCTGGCGCAGCCGTTCCGCTTCATCGCGCACAACGGCGAAATCAACACGCTGCGCGGCAACCGCAACTGGATGACGGCGCGGCGCGGGCTGCTCCAGACGGCGCGACTGGGCGGCAGCCTGGAGTCGCTCCAGCCCATCATCGTCCCCGGCAAGAGTGACTCGGCGCAGTTCGACAACATGGTGGAGCTGCTCTACCTGGGCGGCCGCACGCTGCCGCATGCGCTGATGATGATGATTCCGGAGGCGTGGGAGGGCGACGCGCTGATGGCCGACGAGCGGCGCGCCTTCTACGAGTACTCCTCCTCCCTGCTCGAGCCGTGGGACGGCCCCGCGGCGATTGCCTTCACGGACGGGACGCTCATCGGCGCCACGTTGGACCGCAACGGCCTCAGGCCCGCGCGCTACCTCGTCACGGAGGATGACCGCATCATCCTCGCGTCCGAGACGGGCGTCATCGACGTGCAGCCCTCGCAGATTCGCCGCAAGGGGCGCCTGACGCCGGGACGCATGCTGCTGGTGGACACCACCGAGGGGCGCATCCTCGAGGACGAGGACGTCAAGCGCGACATCACCATGCGCTGGCCGTACCGCAAGTGGCTGGAGCGCAACGTCTACACCTTCGACGACCTGCCCTCCGTCACCGCACCGGAGCGGCTGCGCGGCGAGGAGCTGTGGCGGCTCCAACGCGCCTTCGGCTTCACCGCCGAGGACGTGCGCTCGGTGCTCACCCCCATGGCGGAGACGGGCAAGGAGCCCACGGGCTCCATGGGCACGGACACGCCGCTGGCGGTGCTGAGCGACCAGGCGCCGAGCCTCTTCTCGTACTTCCACCAGCTCTTCGCGCAAGTCACCAACCCGCCCATCGACCCGCTGCGCGAGTCGCTGGTGATGACGCTGGCCACCGCGCTGGGGCCGGAGAGCAACACCCTGGAGGAGACGCCGGAGCAGTGCCACCGGCTGTCGCTGCCGGGCCCCATCCTCACCAACGGGCAGCTCGCGCGGCTGAGCACCATCCACGGTGAGGGCCTCTTCGAGACGAAGCGCCTGTCCCTCCTCTACCCGGTGGACGGCGGCGAGGGAGCTCTCGACGTCGCGGTGGAGCGGTTGTGTACGGCGGCCGTGGACGCGGTGGACGCGGGCGCGAGCATCCTGCTGCTCAGCGACCGTGGCGTGGACGCGGCGCACGCGGCGATTCCCGCGCTGCTGGCCATGTCCGCGGTGCACCAGCGCCTCGTGCGCGACGGCATCCGCATGTACACGGGCCTGCTGCTGGAGACGGCCGAGGCGCGCGAGGTGCACCACTTCGCCTGCCTCTTCGCCTACGGCGCGGCGGCCGTGAATCCGTACCTCGCGCTGGACACGCTGCGCGCCATGGCGGACGCGGGCGAGCTGGCCGTGGACGCGGAGAAGGCGCAGGAGCGCTTCATCCACGCGGTGGAGGAAGGCCTGCTGAAGGTGATGTCCAAGATGGGCATCTCCACGCTCCAGTCCTACCGGGGCGCGCAGCTCTTCGAGGCGGTGGGGCTTCAGCGCTCGCTGGTGGAGCGGCACTTCACCGGCACGTCCTCGCGCGTGGAGGGCGTGGGCCTGCCGGAGCTGGGGCGCGAGGTGCGCGAGCGCCACACGCGCGGCTTCGGCACCGAGGCGGACGCGGAGGCCGGCATGCTGCCCGTGGGCGGCCAGTTCCGGTGGCGCCGCCTGGGTGAGCGCCACAAGTGGAACCCCTCCACGATTGCGAAGCTGCAAGCGGCTGTGCGCGGCAATGACCCGGTCCTCTTCGCGGAGTACTCGCGGCTGGCGGATGACGAGACGCGCGAGCACTGCAACCTGCGCGGACTGATGGACGTCGTGACGGAGGGCCGCACGCCGGTACCGCTGGAGGAGGTGGAGCCGGCGCTGTCGATTGCGCGCCGCTTCGTCACCGGCGCCATGTCCTTCGGCTCCATCAGCGCCGAGGCCCACGAGACGCTGGCCATCGCGATGAACCGGCTGGGCGGGCGCTCCAACAGCGGCGAGGGCGGCGAGGAGTCGCGGCGCTACACGCCCGACGAGAATGGTGACTTGCGCCGCAGCGCCATCAAGCAGGTGGCGAGCGCGCGCTTCGGAGTTACCACCGAGTACCTCGTCAACGCGGACGAGCTCCAAATCAAGATTGCGCAGGGCGCGAAGCCCGGCGAGGGCGGCCAGCTCCCCGGGCACAAGGTGGACGAGCGGATTGCGCGCGTGCGCTGGTCCACGCCGGGCGTGACGCTCATCTCCCCTCCCCCGCACCACGACATCTACTCCATCGAGGACCTGGCGCAGCTCATCTACGACTTGCAGTCGGTGAATCCATCCTCGCGCGTCAGCGTGAAGCTGGTGAGCGAGGTGGGCGTGGGCACCATCGCCGCGGGCGTGGCGAAGGCAGGCGCGGGCGCGGTGGTCATCTCCGGCTACGAGGGCGGCACGGGTGCCTCGCCGCTGTCGAGCCTCCAGCACGCGGGCCTGCCGTGGGAGCTGGGGCTGGCGGAGACGCAGCAGGTGCTGGTGCACAACGGCCTGCGCTCGCGCATCCGCGTGCAGGTGGACGGCGGCCTGCGCACCGCGCGCGACGTGCTGGTGGCCGCGCTGCTGGGCGCCGAGGAGTTCGGCATGGCCACCGCGAGCCTCGTGGCCGTGGGCTGCATCATGCTGCGCAAGTGTCACCTCAACACCTGCTCGGCCGGCATCGCCACGCAGGACCCGGAGCTGCGCGGCCGCTTCCAGGGCCGTCCCGAGGACGTGGTGAACTTCTTCCTCCTCGTCGCGGAGGACCTGCGCAAGAAGATGGCCGCGCTGGGCGCGCGCACGCTGGAGGAGCTGGTGGGCCGCGTGGACCTGCTGCGCCAGCGGCCGGCGGTGGACCACTGGAAGGCGAAGCGCGTGGACCTCTCCGCGATGCTGACGGCGCCCGCGGCTCCGGCCAGCGAGCCTCGTCACTGCACGACGCCGTGGCGCAAGGATGTGTCGGACCACCTGGACCACACGCTGCTGAAGGCCGCGAGCCACGTGCTGGATGGTGGGCCGCCGCTGCTGTTGACGCAGCCGGTGAGCAACACGCACCGCGCGGTGGGGGCCATGCTGTCGGGCGAGATTGCGCGGCGCCACGGCAGCCGGGGCCTTCCGGACGGGCGCATCCACGTGAGGATGAAGGGCTCGGCGGGACAGAGCTTCGGTTCGTTCCTGGTGGCGGGCGTGACGCTGGAATTGGAGGGTGATGCCAACGACTACGTGGGCAAGGGCCTGTCCGGCGGGCGCATCATCGTCTATCCGCCGCAGGGCAGCCGCTTCGTGGCGGAGGAGAACGTGCTGGTGGGCAACACGGCCCTCTACGGCGCCACCGGCGGCGAGGTGTACCTGCGAGGGCTCGCGGGTGAGCGCTTCGCGGTGCGCAACAGCGGCGCGCAGGCGGTGGTGGAGGGCGTGGGCGACCACGGCTGCGAGTACATGACGGGCGGCGTGGTGGTGGTGCTCGGCTCCACCGGCCGCAACTTCGCGGCGGGCATGAGCGGCGGCACGGCGTACGTGCTGGACCGCGAGCTGTCCTTCCGGCAGCGCTGCAACCTGGAGATGGTGGAGCTGGAGTCGCTGGTGGACGAGTCGGAAATCTGGCTCGTGCACGGCATGGTGGAGCGGCACCACCGTCACACGGGCAGCGCGCTGGCGAGGCGGGTGCTGGACAACTGGGAGCTGATGGTGCCGCGGTTCGTGAAGGTGATGCCCACGGACTACAAGCGGGTGCTCCAGGCGCGGCGCGCGGCGCGGAAGCCCGCGGAGGCCGTCTCGCAACACATGCAGCAGACCGCCAGCTCGGGCGGGAGGGCCTGA
- the rnk gene encoding nucleoside diphosphate kinase regulator, producing the protein MTAEQSLIVTETDLERLRHVIDHHGGGRMAEVAELLEAELSRARVVASEAVPADVVTMNSTVVFEDEQTGERRQVTLVYPRDARSDDGRISVLAPVGSALIGLSVGQTISWPMPGGRTKCLKVVAVPYQPEAAGHYHL; encoded by the coding sequence ATGACCGCCGAGCAGTCCCTCATCGTGACCGAGACCGACCTGGAGCGCCTGCGCCACGTCATCGACCACCATGGAGGCGGCCGCATGGCCGAGGTCGCGGAGCTGCTTGAAGCGGAGCTGTCCCGGGCCCGCGTGGTGGCCTCGGAGGCAGTGCCCGCGGACGTGGTGACGATGAACAGCACCGTCGTCTTCGAGGACGAGCAGACCGGGGAGCGCCGGCAGGTGACGCTCGTCTACCCGCGCGACGCCCGCAGCGACGACGGCCGCATCTCCGTCCTCGCGCCCGTGGGCAGCGCGCTCATCGGCCTCTCGGTGGGACAGACCATCTCCTGGCCCATGCCCGGTGGCCGTACGAAGTGCCTCAAGGTCGTCGCGGTGCCGTATCAGCCCGAGGCCGCGGGTCACTACCACCTCTGA